One window of the Tetragenococcus koreensis genome contains the following:
- a CDS encoding zinc-ribbon domain-containing protein has product MYCNQCGKEINKEMRFCPFCGAEQKRRMLVSPTFLKKKKLKKKHKEKARKEKQRLINQTRNKIVQKNLVK; this is encoded by the coding sequence ATGTATTGTAATCAATGTGGTAAAGAAATTAATAAAGAGATGCGTTTTTGTCCTTTTTGTGGTGCAGAGCAAAAACGTAGAATGCTGGTAAGTCCAACGTTTCTGAAGAAAAAGAAACTAAAGAAGAAGCACAAGGAAAAAGCCAGAAAAGAGAAACAACGTTTGATAAATCAAACGAGGAACAAAATAGTACAAAAGAACCTAGTAAAATAG
- a CDS encoding transposase translates to MYKSQPYIQISFEDFNQPLGLHMNPENRWVKKAERIPWSALEKDYAKNFPNPKGNVAQSIRMALGALLIQKEYHYSDEETVAQIQENPYLQFFVGLPGYQEEAPFEASSMVHFRERLDEVTLIEINEKILAYNQKDDDDTTPPTDSSNRAARLEYCSFNAYNESDILISTIRRYHERHGYYPERVLADKIYRNRKNLNYCKQRGIRLSGPALGRTKKNEVRDKTTEDQDNADRVAVERGFSQLKSCFGADLIG, encoded by the coding sequence ATGTACAAATCACAACCTTACATCCAAATTTCTTTTGAAGATTTCAACCAGCCCTTAGGCCTTCATATGAATCCAGAAAACCGTTGGGTAAAAAAAGCGGAACGAATTCCTTGGAGCGCATTGGAAAAAGACTATGCCAAAAACTTTCCTAATCCCAAAGGGAATGTGGCCCAGTCGATACGTATGGCGTTAGGAGCGCTTTTAATCCAAAAGGAATATCACTACAGTGATGAAGAAACCGTGGCTCAAATTCAAGAAAATCCTTATTTGCAATTTTTCGTGGGGCTCCCTGGCTATCAGGAAGAAGCGCCTTTTGAAGCGTCCTCCATGGTCCATTTTCGTGAGCGCTTGGATGAAGTCACGCTGATCGAAATCAATGAAAAAATCTTGGCCTACAATCAAAAAGATGACGATGATACAACACCGCCCACAGACAGTTCCAATAGAGCCGCCCGTCTAGAATATTGCAGTTTCAATGCTTATAACGAGTCAGACATTTTAATTTCTACGATTCGTCGTTACCATGAACGGCATGGCTACTACCCTGAACGCGTCTTAGCAGACAAGATTTATCGGAATCGAAAAAATCTTAACTATTGTAAACAGCGAGGCATCCGGCTATCGGGACCTGCGCTGGGACGAACGAAAAAGAACGAAGTTCGTGATAAAACAACCGAAGATCAAGACAATGCGGATCGTGTCGCTGTCGAACGTGGCTTTAGCCAACTAAAGAGTTGCTTTGGCGCCGATTTGATTGGATAA
- a CDS encoding oligosaccharide flippase family protein, translating to MKKTLSNFIYQSIFQVTKILLPFITIPIVSQALGPSGIGVYNYTRSIAQYFVLIAGLGIGVYGNRQIAIHRDNKIDLSRTFWEIFSMSFFISVCSLFVYFIIISFSEDKIYFYYQSLIIIAAVFDISWFFMGMEDFKKSSLSSLAGQIVAFILILVFVNDQNDLNKYILIQGFNILFSQLVMWGFVRKYIIFCKVSFKNIKKHFFPALQYFIPKIAIMLYTNLNKTLLGWLGTSAQVGFYSNTVQINGVLVTLITTLDLVLLPKMSNLFSKGKFNEILNVLKKSLHLQLFFSIPLAFGLLTITSQFVPWFFGEKFEFITKTIPLVTPLLVVIPLGIAVGRQFLVPMNRVKVYNMAVINGAIVGVITNFILIPRVGIYGAIVATILSELFVTITRVYAFIRETHFKFDFMMITKCVLSGLMMYLITTWTTSGWNASIKTTIIQVIIGIVVYMVLMTVLKANPIFELIKSRGKSIRN from the coding sequence TTGAAGAAGACATTAAGTAATTTTATTTATCAAAGTATTTTTCAGGTAACGAAAATCTTATTACCATTTATTACTATACCGATAGTTTCTCAAGCATTAGGTCCTAGTGGTATCGGTGTCTATAATTACACTCGGTCTATAGCACAATACTTTGTTTTAATAGCTGGATTAGGCATAGGAGTATATGGAAATAGACAAATTGCAATACATAGAGATAACAAGATAGATTTGTCGCGAACTTTTTGGGAAATTTTTTCTATGAGCTTTTTTATATCTGTGTGTTCATTATTTGTTTATTTTATTATTATTAGTTTTTCAGAAGATAAAATTTATTTTTATTATCAGTCATTGATTATAATTGCTGCTGTTTTTGATATTTCTTGGTTCTTTATGGGAATGGAAGATTTTAAAAAATCTAGTTTGAGTAGTTTAGCTGGTCAAATAGTTGCATTTATTCTGATTCTTGTTTTTGTAAATGATCAAAATGATTTAAATAAATATATATTAATTCAAGGATTTAATATTTTATTTTCTCAACTCGTTATGTGGGGATTTGTTCGAAAATATATTATTTTTTGTAAGGTTTCATTCAAAAATATTAAAAAACATTTCTTTCCCGCTTTACAATATTTTATCCCTAAAATTGCAATAATGCTTTACACTAATTTAAATAAGACATTGCTTGGTTGGCTTGGAACATCTGCACAGGTTGGCTTTTATTCAAATACGGTGCAAATAAATGGTGTACTAGTGACACTTATTACGACATTGGACTTGGTTTTACTACCTAAAATGAGTAATTTGTTCTCTAAGGGCAAATTCAATGAGATTCTAAACGTATTAAAGAAAAGCTTACACTTACAATTGTTTTTTTCAATACCATTAGCTTTTGGGTTGTTAACTATTACTTCTCAATTTGTTCCCTGGTTTTTTGGCGAAAAATTTGAATTTATAACTAAGACTATCCCATTAGTTACCCCTTTGTTAGTAGTTATTCCTTTAGGTATTGCTGTAGGTAGGCAATTCTTAGTCCCTATGAATAGGGTCAAAGTATATAATATGGCAGTTATTAATGGAGCTATTGTTGGCGTTATAACAAACTTTATTTTAATCCCAAGAGTTGGAATATATGGTGCTATTGTGGCAACTATTTTATCAGAACTTTTTGTAACGATTACTCGTGTGTATGCCTTTATTCGAGAAACGCATTTTAAGTTCGATTTTATGATGATAACGAAGTGTGTGCTTTCAGGATTGATGATGTATTTAATAACAACGTGGACTACTTCAGGATGGAATGCGTCTATAAAAACAACTATAATCCAAGTCATTATAGGCATAGTTGTTTATATGGTGCTCATGACAGTACTTAAAGCTAATCCTATTTTTGAATTGATTAAAAGCAGGGGTAAGTCAATAAGAAATTAG
- a CDS encoding ATP-grasp fold amidoligase family protein, protein MERHFYDLNWEPLNYTDIKQKQSLKKPKLFDEMICVSEILSEDFPFVRVDLYEIKDQIVFGELTFTPSSGMATYFTEAAQQEIGNMLELPADKKVGFK, encoded by the coding sequence ATTGAACGTCATTTTTATGATTTAAACTGGGAACCTCTAAATTATACTGATATAAAGCAAAAACAGTCGTTAAAAAAGCCAAAATTATTTGATGAAATGATATGCGTTTCTGAAATATTAAGTGAAGATTTTCCCTTTGTGCGGGTTGATTTATATGAAATTAAAGATCAAATAGTTTTCGGTGAGTTAACATTTACGCCAAGCTCAGGGATGGCAACATATTTTACAGAAGCTGCGCAGCAAGAAATTGGAAACATGCTTGAACTTCCGGCAGATAAAAAAGTGGGGTTTAAATAA
- a CDS encoding nucleotide sugar dehydrogenase, translated as MKVSVFGLGYVGLANVLLLSQNEEVKAYDIVEEKVQMLQQRQSPLEDKEVHEFLKRDDLSVEFTNDFEDAVKYADYLVIATPTDYDEKRNYFNTSTVEDVITKALEIRPDATFIIKSTVPVGYTLDAKAKFGTDNIIFSPEFLREGKALYDNLYPSRIIVGEDSDRGREIAHMFKENVFKENVEVLLTHPTEAEAIKLFSNTYLAMRVAYFNELDTYAESRGLDTKEIIEGVSLDPRIGSHYNNPSFGYGGYCLPKDTKQLLANYTEVPQNIMTAIVDANRTRKDFVADQIIAKDPEVVGIYRLTMKANSDNFRQSAIQGIMKRIKAKGIEVVVYEPSLSEKEFFNSRVIESFDEFKEIVDVVVSNRMESELNDVKDKVYTRDIFYRD; from the coding sequence ATGAAGGTATCAGTTTTTGGGTTAGGGTATGTTGGTTTAGCAAACGTGTTGTTGTTGAGCCAGAATGAAGAAGTGAAAGCGTATGATATTGTTGAAGAAAAAGTGCAAATGCTTCAACAAAGACAGTCGCCATTGGAAGATAAAGAAGTACACGAATTTTTAAAGCGTGATGATTTAAGTGTTGAATTTACAAATGATTTTGAGGATGCGGTAAAATACGCTGATTATCTAGTTATCGCTACGCCAACGGATTATGATGAAAAGAGAAATTATTTTAATACATCAACAGTGGAAGATGTGATTACGAAGGCACTAGAGATTCGACCTGATGCCACTTTCATCATTAAATCAACAGTACCAGTTGGATATACTTTAGATGCAAAAGCAAAGTTTGGTACGGATAATATTATTTTTTCACCTGAGTTTTTACGTGAAGGTAAAGCATTATATGATAATTTATATCCTTCCAGAATTATTGTGGGTGAAGATTCAGATCGTGGACGTGAGATAGCGCATATGTTTAAAGAGAATGTGTTTAAAGAAAATGTAGAAGTCTTATTGACTCATCCGACAGAAGCAGAAGCAATTAAGCTATTTTCAAATACATACCTTGCGATGCGTGTAGCTTATTTTAACGAATTAGATACTTATGCTGAATCGAGAGGTTTGGACACGAAAGAAATCATCGAAGGAGTCAGTCTAGATCCTAGAATTGGAAGTCATTATAATAATCCATCATTTGGTTATGGAGGCTATTGTTTACCGAAAGATACAAAGCAACTTTTAGCCAATTATACTGAAGTACCACAAAATATTATGACGGCGATTGTAGACGCTAATCGCACAAGAAAAGACTTTGTTGCTGACCAGATTATCGCAAAAGATCCGGAAGTTGTCGGGATTTATCGGTTAACAATGAAAGCTAATTCGGATAATTTCCGTCAATCGGCGATTCAGGGAATTATGAAGCGTATTAAAGCAAAAGGGATCGAAGTTGTGGTTTATGAACCGTCTTTGTCTGAAAAAGAGTTCTTTAATTCAAGGGTGATCGAAAGTTTTGATGAATTTAAAGAAATAGTTGATGTTGTTGTTTCAAATCGTATGGAATCAGAATTAAATGATGTAAAAGATAAAGTTTATACAAGGGACATTTTTTATCGAGATTAA
- a CDS encoding UvrD-helicase domain-containing protein, with amino-acid sequence MAAKEIELEVERALECIECEKNFILTGGAGSGKTYSLISLIEEIGNKYPLSSIVCITYTNNAVAEIRDRITNSNLRVSTIHEFVWSIISEFQREIKETLIELVNEEEKGKFKQPKELDDGQKIGVDYFNDSNIVYGGYYDLKKHEVSSINHDQVLILAEKMFEKYSKLCDILKDIAKFIFVDEYQDTSPLIKEILLKHLKQSSKKNTVGFFGDSMQAIYDGSVGAITDGSLVRIDKKQNRRNPQTVIDLANLLREDEIEQVPSDDLNAPNMDNGIILQGSIKFVYADSIDGVNSLRNLPYFKDWNFYDSKQTKELWLVQKANAKRAGFPKLFELYNSDKIIELIDRTQKKVIHKGIETSNRTFESVTEEADVWVKKRGNLLENIRADSTYSSVFERIKANDWDKVSNYRVNKESLLSYKFNGLMGKYESRPQRDKILCHLDSIYELMELYENGVYNDFLRKTEKNIITQVSHTKSGR; translated from the coding sequence GTGGCTGCAAAAGAAATAGAACTGGAAGTTGAACGAGCTCTCGAATGTATCGAATGCGAGAAAAATTTTATTTTGACCGGAGGAGCAGGTAGTGGAAAAACTTATTCACTGATTTCTCTTATAGAAGAAATTGGAAATAAATATCCGCTAAGTTCAATTGTTTGTATTACTTATACAAATAATGCTGTAGCAGAAATTAGAGATCGTATCACAAACAGTAATTTACGAGTCTCCACAATACATGAGTTCGTTTGGTCAATAATTTCTGAATTTCAACGAGAAATAAAAGAAACTCTGATAGAATTGGTTAATGAAGAAGAAAAGGGAAAATTTAAACAACCTAAAGAACTTGATGATGGACAAAAGATAGGTGTAGATTATTTTAATGATAGTAACATCGTATACGGCGGTTATTACGATTTAAAAAAACATGAAGTAAGTAGTATTAATCATGATCAAGTTTTAATACTTGCAGAAAAAATGTTCGAAAAATACTCGAAGCTTTGCGATATTTTGAAAGATATAGCAAAATTCATCTTCGTTGATGAATATCAAGATACGAGCCCACTAATAAAAGAAATTTTGCTTAAACACTTGAAACAAAGTTCCAAAAAGAACACTGTAGGTTTTTTTGGTGATTCAATGCAAGCAATTTATGACGGTAGCGTGGGAGCAATTACTGATGGTAGTCTTGTACGTATAGATAAGAAGCAGAATAGAAGGAATCCACAAACTGTTATTGATTTAGCAAATCTGTTAAGAGAAGATGAGATTGAACAGGTACCTTCAGACGATTTAAATGCTCCTAATATGGACAACGGTATAATTTTACAAGGAAGCATTAAATTTGTATATGCAGATAGTATTGATGGAGTTAACTCTTTGCGTAATTTACCCTATTTTAAAGATTGGAATTTTTACGATAGTAAACAGACTAAAGAATTATGGTTAGTTCAAAAAGCAAATGCAAAAAGAGCAGGCTTTCCAAAGTTATTTGAATTATATAATTCTGATAAGATTATTGAACTGATAGATAGAACACAGAAAAAAGTAATACATAAAGGTATTGAAACAAGTAATAGAACTTTTGAATCTGTGACAGAGGAGGCGGATGTTTGGGTTAAAAAAAGAGGAAACTTATTAGAAAATATAAGAGCAGACTCAACTTATAGTTCAGTTTTTGAGCGGATAAAGGCTAATGATTGGGACAAAGTGAGTAACTATAGAGTGAATAAAGAATCTTTGTTGTCTTATAAATTTAATGGTTTAATGGGGAAATATGAATCTAGGCCTCAACGAGATAAAATATTGTGTCATTTGGATTCTATTTATGAGCTTATGGAACTTTATGAAAATGGGGTTTATAATGATTTTTTAAGAAAAACGGAAAAAAATATAATAACTCAAGTTTCGCACACCAAATCTGGGAGATAA
- a CDS encoding AAA family ATPase — translation MKIHKVRIENFRLLKDFELDFREEISLIVGKNNCGKTSVLTIMDKFLSSGDISFSWNDFNLDFQKEFYEKLFEREVSEVEYNFINNGIRMQLFIDYNESDNYINIQSLMMDLNPRNNIIVLEFIYTCKEDMLKQLRNDLNQLKINTFEEFSNFMNKNSSRYFELQRYSRRFDFDKKEVTEQTSGKFTFSEIKKLINFRSIKANREASNKANDHSLSSLSQKYHNINSLDEDMVITELQKTIQVADQNLNETYNGTEEHPGIFNEVFESVRKFGSDADISIQSTISEMDLLKNNTTLYYKNDNLKLPESYNGLGYLNLIGMIFEIETIISEFHRKLNEKPADINLLFIEEPEAHTHPQLQYVFIKNIKDLIKERVVKNDSSINIQTLITTHSSHVVSECDFSDVRYLVRKNNKVISKNFQELQEKYETDKLAFKFVKQYLNQNRSELFFTDKVIFIEGDTERILLPAMMQKIDKIHEEDKRYLPLLSQNISIIEVGAYAYKFKSLIDFLDIEALIITDVDGVEKNGGSSCASKHAKFTSNFSLRDFFNLPNDDRQFSKLTRKSFNEKALGNTRIAYQTEIPFAIEKYQPRSFEDAFICQNFIYTKKNKNNFEQGLKKRNLFERSALDFYEISQECVAKKSAFASEILYYDGFTEGETWVVPDYIKEGLEWLQKK, via the coding sequence ATGAAAATTCATAAAGTAAGAATAGAAAATTTTAGATTGCTTAAAGATTTTGAACTGGATTTTAGAGAGGAAATATCACTTATAGTAGGTAAGAATAATTGTGGAAAGACATCAGTTTTGACAATTATGGATAAATTCCTAAGTTCAGGAGACATAAGCTTTAGTTGGAATGACTTTAACTTGGATTTTCAGAAAGAATTTTACGAAAAGCTTTTTGAAAGAGAAGTATCTGAAGTTGAGTATAATTTTATAAACAATGGCATTAGGATGCAGTTATTTATCGATTATAATGAGTCAGATAACTATATCAATATTCAAAGCCTTATGATGGATCTAAACCCAAGAAATAATATCATAGTGTTAGAATTTATTTACACTTGTAAAGAAGATATGTTGAAACAATTAAGAAATGACTTAAACCAACTCAAAATAAATACATTTGAAGAATTTTCTAACTTTATGAATAAAAATTCCTCAAGATACTTTGAGCTTCAAAGGTATTCAAGAAGATTTGATTTTGATAAGAAAGAAGTAACCGAACAGACCTCCGGAAAGTTTACTTTTTCCGAGATTAAAAAACTAATTAATTTTAGGAGTATTAAAGCTAATCGAGAAGCGTCAAATAAAGCAAATGATCATTCTTTGTCATCGCTTTCTCAGAAGTACCATAATATTAATTCTTTAGATGAAGATATGGTCATAACTGAATTACAAAAAACCATCCAAGTTGCTGATCAAAACTTAAATGAAACATATAATGGAACAGAAGAACATCCAGGAATATTTAATGAAGTTTTTGAAAGTGTAAGAAAATTTGGTTCTGATGCTGATATTTCAATTCAGTCAACTATTTCAGAAATGGATTTGCTTAAAAACAATACTACTTTATACTACAAAAATGATAATTTAAAGCTACCTGAAAGTTACAACGGCTTGGGCTATTTAAATTTAATAGGTATGATTTTTGAAATTGAAACGATTATTTCAGAGTTTCATAGAAAACTAAATGAAAAACCTGCAGATATAAATCTTTTATTTATTGAGGAACCTGAAGCACATACTCATCCACAGTTACAGTATGTATTTATTAAAAATATTAAGGACTTAATTAAAGAACGAGTAGTGAAAAATGATTCTAGCATTAACATACAAACACTTATTACAACACACTCCTCTCATGTTGTTTCTGAGTGTGATTTTAGTGACGTTCGATATTTGGTAAGGAAGAATAATAAAGTAATATCTAAAAACTTTCAGGAGCTCCAAGAAAAGTATGAAACAGATAAACTTGCATTTAAATTTGTTAAGCAGTATTTAAATCAAAATCGTTCAGAATTATTTTTTACAGATAAAGTTATTTTTATAGAGGGAGATACTGAAAGAATTTTATTACCAGCTATGATGCAAAAGATCGATAAAATACACGAAGAGGATAAGAGGTACTTACCACTTTTATCACAAAATATCTCAATTATAGAAGTTGGCGCTTATGCTTACAAATTTAAGTCATTAATTGATTTTTTAGATATTGAAGCTTTAATCATTACTGATGTTGATGGAGTAGAGAAAAATGGTGGAAGTAGTTGTGCTTCTAAGCATGCTAAATTTACTTCGAATTTTTCGTTGAGAGATTTTTTTAATCTACCTAATGATGATAGACAATTTAGTAAATTAACAAGAAAGTCATTTAATGAGAAAGCATTGGGTAATACTCGTATTGCATACCAAACGGAGATACCTTTTGCAATAGAGAAATACCAGCCTAGAAGTTTTGAAGATGCTTTTATATGTCAAAATTTTATTTATACAAAGAAAAATAAAAATAATTTTGAACAAGGGTTAAAAAAGAGAAACTTATTTGAAAGATCGGCTCTTGATTTTTATGAAATTTCTCAAGAATGTGTAGCTAAGAAATCAGCATTTGCGTCCGAAATTTTATATTACGATGGCTTCACTGAAGGAGAAACATGGGTAGTTCCTGATTACATCAAGGAGGGGTTAGAGTGGCTGCAAAAGAAATAG
- a CDS encoding ISL3 family transposase — protein sequence MPTSNDMQNVLDIQDKNMIFEDNCVSYGIHKQKKCKFIDCTLTYIPTECKKCQEPNKDFSIYKNGTQTSRITFPISGIYPTYLRVKKQRFKCTSCEATFTAETPIVKEACFISNFIKAEILAKSADARSIKSLAEETNVSSTTIQRIINEQVKYYRPYYHSLPENLSFDEFKYGNGQMAFEYIDVVTGTILDILESKDTRTIKDHFCSRYSQNQRNQVKTITTDMNASYVSFIPELFPNADIIIDRFHIVQLVNRAMNKTRVKVMNRLRTSNGEDQKKYRRLKRFWKKLLKKESELSYTTYQYFPMFGQRLESAIVSEMLAYDPELKATYTMYQAILKAVEHNDSKQLRTVLDQPASPELSGYMKTSLKTLSAHFPHIQNTFYYPYNNGKIEGINNKIKVLNRVAYGYGNFIHYKNRIILHFNLKPIRNKIKMIEKEREHTAA from the coding sequence TTGCCTACATCAAATGATATGCAAAATGTACTAGATATTCAAGACAAAAACATGATTTTCGAAGATAACTGCGTGTCTTATGGGATACACAAACAAAAGAAATGTAAATTTATAGACTGTACATTGACTTATATTCCTACGGAATGTAAGAAATGTCAGGAACCAAACAAGGACTTCTCTATCTATAAAAATGGGACTCAGACTTCTAGAATCACTTTTCCAATATCTGGCATTTACCCGACCTATCTTAGAGTGAAAAAGCAGCGGTTCAAGTGTACATCTTGTGAAGCAACATTTACTGCGGAAACACCGATTGTAAAAGAGGCGTGTTTTATCTCTAATTTTATCAAAGCAGAAATACTGGCGAAGTCAGCTGATGCTCGTTCGATCAAGAGCTTGGCAGAAGAGACGAATGTCTCTTCCACAACGATTCAAAGAATCATCAATGAACAGGTGAAGTATTATCGACCTTACTATCATTCATTGCCGGAGAACTTGTCTTTTGATGAGTTTAAGTATGGTAATGGGCAAATGGCTTTTGAGTATATTGATGTCGTAACAGGAACGATACTAGATATTTTAGAAAGCAAAGATACTCGTACAATCAAAGATCACTTCTGTTCTCGATACAGCCAAAACCAGAGAAATCAGGTCAAAACGATTACGACAGACATGAATGCCAGTTACGTCAGCTTCATCCCTGAACTGTTTCCAAACGCTGATATCATTATTGATCGATTTCATATCGTTCAGCTCGTGAACCGAGCGATGAACAAAACACGCGTAAAAGTCATGAATCGACTTCGAACGTCCAATGGAGAAGACCAAAAGAAGTACAGACGACTCAAACGCTTCTGGAAGAAACTACTGAAGAAAGAGTCCGAGTTGTCTTATACTACCTATCAATACTTTCCCATGTTCGGACAGCGTCTGGAATCAGCAATCGTTTCTGAGATGTTGGCGTACGATCCAGAACTAAAAGCAACTTATACAATGTATCAAGCTATTCTTAAAGCCGTCGAACACAATGACTCAAAACAGTTAAGAACTGTTTTAGATCAACCCGCTTCTCCTGAACTATCTGGATACATGAAAACCAGTTTAAAGACGTTGAGCGCTCATTTTCCTCATATCCAAAACACCTTCTATTATCCTTATAACAATGGAAAGATAGAGGGAATCAATAACAAGATCAAAGTATTGAACCGGGTAGCCTATGGTTACGGTAACTTTATTCATTATAAAAATCGCATTATCCTGCACTTCAATTTAAAACCAATCAGAAATAAAATCAAAATGATAGAAAAAGAAAGAGAACATACAGCAGCGTAA
- a CDS encoding ATP-grasp fold amidoligase family protein, with protein sequence MKKILRKIFNYMQEVSPIFSLRVLYFMATKKVKLKLSDPETFDEKIQWLKFYWQDPLVVKCGDKYTVREYIEDKGLKEILPKIYGSYDSPDEMDYHKYPSKYVIKTSNACKTIIIVNDANYIDKKKIKTQLETWQKLDYSKTSLEPHYKYMFPKIIVEEFLEDGTGLFPTDYKFFCFNGIPKFVEVMTNRDENHKIEVLCQTTLVKNKVK encoded by the coding sequence ATGAAAAAAATATTACGTAAAATTTTTAATTATATGCAAGAGGTTTCTCCAATTTTTTCGTTAAGGGTATTATATTTTATGGCTACTAAAAAAGTGAAATTGAAACTTTCCGACCCAGAAACTTTTGACGAAAAAATACAATGGTTAAAATTCTATTGGCAAGATCCTTTAGTTGTTAAATGTGGAGATAAATATACTGTTAGAGAATATATTGAGGACAAAGGGTTAAAAGAAATATTGCCAAAAATTTATGGAAGTTATGATAGCCCAGATGAAATGGATTATCATAAGTACCCATCAAAATATGTAATCAAAACATCGAATGCGTGTAAAACGATCATCATAGTAAATGACGCAAATTATATTGATAAGAAGAAGATAAAAACACAATTGGAAACTTGGCAAAAATTGGATTATAGTAAAACTTCGTTAGAACCACACTATAAGTATATGTTTCCTAAGATAATTGTGGAAGAGTTTTTGGAAGATGGCACAGGTCTTTTCCCAACAGATTATAAATTTTTCTGTTTTAATGGAATACCTAAATTTGTCGAAGTTATGACAAATCGTGATGAAAATCATAAGATTGAGGTTCTCTGTCAAACAACGTTGGTAAAGAATAAAGTCAAATAA
- a CDS encoding transposase — protein sequence MVHLKAIKNQLPNEIKALFSELKVTQFLKQAHMEKQKGYSVAILFTFLFSLVFKGKSLNQVLSGRESDQYMKKDTVYRWMNNPHNNWRLFLLRFSASVIEKLHSLTDTKTHIRTLILDDSTFYRNRSQEVPGLARLWDHALKQGYKGYRMLTLGFSDGYSFIPIDFGLLSGKKKVNQTIAEKDQRTVGAKRFNESSRKMPEVALEMVQRALNQGIYATHVLMDKWFTSPKMIDQLHDMGIHTIGMVKNGKTKYLFHQRLYKLEELYAKSTKEYTQEAIISSIVVKPSSGKNPVKIVFVKNHNKKSAWLAIMTDDLDLSSQEMVKTYSARWDIETFFKASKSLLHLTKETQTRHYQALICHTTIVFTRYILLSWQQRCANDERTLGGLFYELGDQIKELDWSAALIELVHIIQAVSEESGSQLQDFITSQLQHWVDTLPRYIKAYLPDLVCET from the coding sequence ATGGTACACTTAAAAGCTATTAAAAATCAATTACCGAATGAAATAAAAGCCCTTTTTTCTGAATTAAAAGTCACGCAATTTTTAAAACAAGCCCATATGGAAAAGCAAAAAGGGTATTCGGTGGCTATTCTATTCACTTTTCTCTTTAGCCTCGTCTTTAAAGGAAAATCCTTAAACCAAGTTCTCAGTGGGCGGGAAAGCGACCAATACATGAAAAAAGATACCGTGTATCGATGGATGAACAATCCCCATAACAACTGGCGTCTGTTTTTACTTCGGTTTAGTGCGTCTGTCATCGAAAAGCTCCATTCTTTAACGGATACGAAAACCCATATTCGGACGTTGATCTTGGATGATTCGACGTTTTATCGTAATCGAAGCCAAGAGGTACCAGGCTTAGCTCGTCTTTGGGATCATGCGCTCAAACAAGGATACAAAGGGTATCGTATGCTTACTTTAGGGTTCTCCGATGGCTATTCTTTCATTCCGATTGATTTCGGGTTACTATCCGGTAAGAAAAAAGTGAACCAAACAATAGCAGAAAAAGATCAACGAACCGTAGGAGCCAAACGATTCAACGAATCAAGTCGTAAAATGCCCGAAGTGGCACTTGAGATGGTTCAACGCGCCTTGAACCAAGGGATTTACGCCACCCATGTGTTGATGGATAAATGGTTTACTTCCCCTAAAATGATAGACCAATTACACGATATGGGGATTCACACCATTGGGATGGTGAAAAATGGAAAAACCAAATACCTTTTTCATCAACGTTTATACAAGCTGGAAGAACTTTATGCCAAATCTACGAAAGAATATACACAAGAAGCGATTATTTCCTCGATTGTGGTGAAACCAAGCTCCGGCAAAAATCCCGTGAAAATCGTTTTTGTCAAAAATCACAATAAGAAAAGTGCTTGGTTGGCGATTATGACCGATGATCTGGATTTATCTTCCCAAGAAATGGTCAAAACATACTCGGCGAGATGGGACATCGAGACATTTTTTAAGGCATCGAAATCATTGCTTCATCTGACTAAAGAAACACAAACGCGACATTATCAAGCCTTAATTTGTCACACCACCATTGTGTTCACACGGTATATTTTATTAAGCTGGCAGCAGCGCTGTGCCAATGATGAGCGGACCTTAGGTGGCTTATTTTATGAACTGGGCGATCAAATAAAAGAACTCGATTGGTCCGCTGCTCTTATCGAATTAGTACATATTATTCAAGCGGTAAGTGAAGAATCAGGAAGCCAATTACAAGATTTTATTACAAGTCAACTCCAACACTGGGTGGATACTCTGCCCCGTTATATCAAGGCTTATCTCCCAGATTTGGTGTGCGAAACTTGA